A single region of the Solwaraspora sp. WMMD406 genome encodes:
- a CDS encoding CU044_2847 family protein gives MQSEVVRYQVDDKTIAMIEIDPPVGFQPAGIGDVAGWVRESAAPAVAAAKVLLDQVKAVSPDAVEVKFGIKATGTANWVVAKAATEGNFEVTLCWYPGGPPDAGTTMRR, from the coding sequence GTGCAGTCCGAAGTGGTCCGCTATCAGGTCGACGACAAGACGATAGCGATGATCGAGATCGATCCACCGGTTGGTTTTCAGCCGGCCGGGATCGGTGACGTCGCCGGCTGGGTACGAGAGTCCGCCGCACCTGCCGTCGCCGCCGCCAAAGTGTTATTGGACCAGGTCAAGGCTGTCTCCCCGGATGCTGTCGAGGTGAAGTTCGGCATCAAGGCGACCGGAACGGCCAACTGGGTGGTCGCCAAGGCGGCGACCGAAGGCAATTTTGAAGTCACCCTCTGCTGGTATCCGGGTGGGCCGCCGGACGCCGGCACCACGATGCGGCGCTGA
- a CDS encoding DUF87 domain-containing protein, producing the protein MTGPTGMTDEQRRALAALRFNWAPTPDDVWKPIPFHVEGLHHQIIEMVMEGVSEANHSVDSSPVGLAILGQRGTGKTHLLGAVRQRVQAAGGFFFLVRLLEANAFWRSTSLSLLEDFARPAPDGTSQLHAFLRRLADEVDAPRAVRRSVTGETELTRHALDAFVDQVRKANRQIGTECQDTARALVLYASDDGTAQDVGYDFLSSSDEESPGALAAWGIRRSKRAPQEIVRDTSRLVALVGPTVIALDQIDLMVAQSVKSTTREVRGEVDWQTSLLLEQIASGLMSLRENTRRSLSIVSCLPQTWQSIKVQATDTVQDRFREAVRLKEIPSPEIGRELVEKRFGLVFDELGFTPPYPTWPIHPSAFAEVVQFTPRELLRRIDTHVRSCLADGQVRELTHLLRAPSGYDGPSTRSDAVSTPDRSGKSESQGDTRPVPAESDELAKIDIRYAELIESAETASAVQQSSEDLRVPVLLQAGLTAWIAAQDGSADEFSLDPLPVSGKPALHARLRRTLDDETEDEEHWSFRAVCAPHHIAALNRIRNAMTTAGLTEGVTKRRLFLLRSVDWSAGARTREVLDAFTRAGGRTLPFPTADIRRLAALEQLIQQYGLERLRPWFANRRPASGIAALRTALDGDTDASRDDHAAGGDSTAPAEPDQATPPVDPPVRAVGRASVPVMPAASENSSAGRGGRDDQPVVLPGPEQPQVPAGIDPYHLTVGSVAGRPDPVRMSLESLRRHTVIFAGSGSGKTVLIRRLVEECALRGVSAIVLDPNNDLARLGDAWPEQPIGWGPADPDRAAAYLAGTDVVVWTPGRRAGRSLSFPPLPNFRDVLDDPDAFRAAVDSAVATLAPHARVDGGTDKARLGRAVLREALTGYARTGGSDLRAFTDLLNELPDGVSQLDSAPKLAAGMAQLLKAALIDDPLFGGDGTPVDPGTLLTPLPGRRARVSVISFVGLPHDHQRQSFVNQLQLALFTWIKRHPAGDRPLGGLFVMDEAQTLAPSGAVTACTQSTLTLTSQARKYGLGLVFATQAPKALNNQIPGNAATQFFGLLTAPVQIEAARDVARAKGADIPDVGRMRTGQFYAAVEGARFVKLQAPMCLSHHPRSPLTAEEVVQRAAVTR; encoded by the coding sequence ATGACCGGTCCCACCGGGATGACCGATGAGCAGCGGCGGGCGCTGGCCGCGCTACGGTTCAACTGGGCACCGACTCCGGATGATGTCTGGAAGCCGATCCCGTTTCACGTCGAAGGGCTACATCACCAGATCATCGAAATGGTGATGGAGGGCGTCTCCGAAGCGAATCACAGCGTCGACTCCAGCCCGGTGGGTCTGGCGATCCTGGGACAACGCGGCACCGGCAAGACGCACCTGCTCGGCGCGGTCCGTCAACGGGTACAGGCCGCCGGTGGGTTCTTTTTTCTTGTCAGGCTCCTAGAGGCCAACGCGTTCTGGCGGAGCACCTCGCTGTCCCTGCTGGAGGATTTCGCCCGACCGGCACCGGACGGGACTTCGCAACTGCACGCATTCCTGCGCAGACTGGCCGACGAGGTCGACGCGCCACGCGCCGTCCGGCGGTCGGTCACCGGCGAGACCGAACTGACCCGGCACGCCCTCGATGCCTTCGTAGACCAGGTACGCAAGGCCAATCGCCAAATCGGCACCGAATGCCAGGACACCGCTCGGGCACTGGTGCTATACGCCAGTGACGACGGCACGGCCCAAGACGTCGGCTACGATTTCCTGTCATCCAGTGACGAGGAAAGCCCCGGAGCGCTGGCCGCGTGGGGCATCCGGCGCAGCAAGCGTGCGCCACAGGAGATCGTCCGCGACACCTCCCGGTTGGTTGCCCTGGTCGGACCCACCGTCATCGCGCTCGATCAGATCGACCTGATGGTCGCCCAGTCGGTCAAATCCACCACTCGTGAAGTCCGCGGCGAGGTCGACTGGCAAACCTCGTTGCTGCTGGAGCAGATCGCCAGCGGGCTGATGTCGCTCCGTGAGAACACCCGCCGCTCGTTGTCGATCGTCTCCTGCCTACCGCAGACCTGGCAAAGCATCAAGGTGCAGGCCACCGACACTGTGCAGGATCGGTTCCGGGAGGCGGTGCGGCTCAAGGAGATCCCGTCACCGGAGATCGGCCGCGAGTTGGTGGAGAAGCGGTTCGGCCTGGTCTTCGACGAGCTGGGCTTCACCCCGCCGTACCCGACGTGGCCGATCCACCCGTCCGCCTTCGCTGAGGTCGTCCAGTTCACGCCGCGCGAACTGCTCCGTCGGATCGACACCCACGTGCGCAGCTGCCTGGCTGACGGGCAGGTGCGCGAGCTTACTCACCTGCTGCGTGCGCCATCTGGATACGACGGCCCGTCCACGAGGTCCGATGCCGTGTCCACACCCGATCGGTCCGGCAAGTCCGAGTCGCAGGGCGACACGCGGCCGGTGCCGGCCGAATCCGACGAGCTAGCCAAGATCGACATCAGGTACGCCGAGTTGATCGAGTCAGCCGAGACCGCGAGCGCGGTGCAGCAGTCCAGCGAGGACCTGAGGGTGCCGGTGCTGCTGCAGGCCGGGTTGACCGCGTGGATCGCCGCTCAGGACGGATCAGCCGACGAGTTCAGCCTCGACCCGCTGCCGGTCAGCGGCAAGCCGGCTCTGCACGCCCGGTTGCGGCGAACGCTCGACGACGAGACCGAGGACGAGGAACACTGGTCGTTCCGGGCCGTCTGCGCCCCGCACCACATCGCGGCGCTCAACCGAATCCGCAACGCCATGACCACCGCCGGGTTGACCGAGGGGGTCACCAAACGGCGTCTCTTCCTGCTCCGGAGCGTGGACTGGTCGGCCGGTGCACGTACCCGGGAGGTGCTCGACGCGTTCACCAGAGCCGGCGGGCGGACGCTTCCCTTCCCCACCGCGGACATCCGGCGCCTGGCCGCCCTGGAACAGCTGATCCAGCAGTACGGGTTGGAACGGCTACGACCATGGTTCGCCAACCGGCGACCGGCATCCGGTATCGCGGCCCTGCGGACCGCGCTCGATGGCGACACCGACGCCAGCAGGGACGACCATGCCGCCGGTGGCGACTCGACGGCACCAGCCGAGCCCGATCAGGCCACGCCCCCGGTCGACCCGCCGGTACGGGCGGTCGGCCGGGCCTCCGTACCAGTGATGCCGGCGGCAAGTGAGAACTCGTCTGCTGGTCGCGGTGGGCGCGACGATCAGCCTGTGGTGCTGCCCGGACCTGAACAGCCTCAGGTGCCGGCCGGGATCGACCCGTACCACTTGACGGTCGGTTCCGTCGCCGGACGGCCGGATCCGGTCCGGATGAGTCTGGAGTCACTGCGTCGGCACACGGTGATTTTTGCTGGCTCGGGATCCGGCAAGACCGTGCTGATCCGCCGGCTTGTCGAGGAGTGCGCACTGCGTGGCGTGTCCGCGATCGTGCTGGACCCGAACAACGATCTCGCCCGACTCGGCGATGCCTGGCCGGAGCAGCCGATTGGCTGGGGCCCTGCGGATCCGGATCGGGCTGCCGCATACCTGGCCGGCACCGACGTGGTCGTCTGGACGCCCGGTCGTCGTGCCGGCCGCTCGCTGAGTTTTCCACCGCTGCCGAACTTCCGTGACGTGCTCGACGACCCCGACGCATTCCGCGCGGCTGTCGACTCAGCCGTCGCCACACTCGCGCCACATGCCCGGGTCGACGGCGGCACCGACAAGGCGAGGCTCGGTCGAGCCGTGCTGCGCGAGGCGCTGACCGGGTACGCCCGGACCGGTGGCAGCGACCTGCGGGCGTTCACCGATCTGTTGAACGAACTGCCGGACGGGGTCAGCCAGCTCGACAGCGCCCCGAAGCTGGCAGCGGGCATGGCGCAGCTACTGAAGGCCGCGTTGATCGACGATCCGCTGTTCGGGGGTGACGGCACTCCTGTCGACCCCGGCACGTTGCTCACGCCGCTGCCAGGACGACGCGCCCGGGTCTCGGTGATCAGCTTTGTCGGACTGCCACACGACCACCAGCGGCAGAGCTTCGTCAATCAGCTACAACTCGCCCTGTTCACCTGGATCAAGCGGCATCCCGCTGGTGACCGGCCACTCGGTGGCCTTTTCGTGATGGACGAAGCTCAGACGCTGGCACCATCCGGTGCGGTCACCGCGTGTACACAGAGCACCCTCACCTTGACGTCACAGGCCCGCAAGTACGGACTCGGTCTGGTCTTCGCCACCCAAGCACCGAAGGCGCTGAACAATCAAATCCCTGGCAACGCTGCCACTCAGTTCTTCGGCCTGTTGACCGCGCCGGTGCAGATCGAGGCGGCCCGCGACGTCGCGCGGGCCAAGGGCGCCGACATCCCTGACGTCGGCAGAATGCGCACCGGACAGTTCTACGCGGCGGTGGAGGGCGCGCGGTTCGTCAAGCTCCAAGCGCCAATGTGCCTGAGCCACCACCCCCGCAGCCCGTTGACGGCTGAGGAGGTCGTACAACGAGCCGCTGTCACCAGGTGA
- a CDS encoding HPF/RaiA family ribosome-associated protein, with product MTTASESATVDDCLRLGGGFSQGDRRWIVEQFATLDSRLAAFPQDSTELELSVKDRAARGQKVTLECWIAGWPKIVTTSGEEDLRAALNDVRDDLRRRLNDAKTRQEPRNNRNLRPTGLPDPDPQPGDLGVD from the coding sequence ATGACGACCGCATCCGAATCGGCGACCGTCGACGACTGCCTCCGCCTCGGGGGCGGTTTCTCACAGGGTGATCGACGGTGGATCGTGGAGCAGTTTGCCACCCTCGACAGCCGATTGGCGGCGTTCCCGCAGGACAGCACCGAATTGGAACTGTCGGTCAAGGATCGGGCTGCCCGGGGGCAGAAGGTGACGCTGGAATGCTGGATCGCGGGTTGGCCGAAAATTGTCACCACGTCGGGTGAGGAGGATCTGCGGGCCGCGCTCAACGACGTACGCGATGATCTGCGTCGTCGGCTCAACGATGCGAAGACCCGGCAGGAACCACGTAACAACCGGAATCTGCGTCCGACCGGACTGCCCGATCCTGATCCGCAGCCCGGTGATCTCGGCGTTGATTGA
- a CDS encoding DLW-39 family protein: MAKKLLIIAAVIGVAALIAKKVKDTSDERALWHEATTAPDLR; this comes from the coding sequence ATGGCCAAGAAGCTCCTGATCATCGCGGCGGTCATCGGTGTTGCCGCACTGATCGCCAAAAAGGTCAAGGACACCAGCGACGAGCGTGCCCTGTGGCACGAGGCCACCACTGCTCCCGACCTGCGCTGA
- a CDS encoding DUF3566 domain-containing protein, whose product MTETQAKSGATGASATPADEDSAGGGAAPATGRAAVGRASVPADSPSPKFTRAPGMPPPPDKPADVPPDDRASGPGAGGDGASTASGSAASSGRSTPPVTSAPPVSSAPPASSGSGFSGGALGATAAGGLGTSTRPGNGLGSPGVTSPGSTAAGRAGLGSPSVRTIGGAAAVGAARVGGGDGTRVSRPAVSSPASRGPRRARLNLKRIDPWSVMKFSFAVSLVLFIVVVVATSVLYLALDAMGVFQSVNTSLSDLISTGSGDGPSFRITAQGVIGTSALFGLINVVLFTALATLSAFIYNVCADLVGGIELTLAERD is encoded by the coding sequence ATGACGGAGACCCAGGCGAAGTCGGGCGCCACGGGGGCCTCGGCGACACCGGCCGACGAGGACTCCGCTGGCGGAGGAGCCGCACCGGCCACCGGGCGGGCAGCCGTCGGTCGGGCGAGTGTCCCCGCCGATTCGCCCTCGCCGAAATTCACCCGAGCACCCGGGATGCCGCCACCACCGGACAAACCCGCAGACGTCCCACCGGACGATCGAGCGTCCGGACCGGGAGCCGGGGGCGACGGTGCCTCTACAGCCAGCGGCAGCGCCGCCTCATCTGGAAGGTCGACACCACCCGTGACTTCCGCGCCTCCTGTCTCCTCCGCCCCGCCGGCAAGCTCCGGCAGCGGGTTCAGCGGTGGGGCGCTCGGCGCCACCGCCGCTGGCGGCCTCGGCACCAGCACCCGGCCCGGCAACGGTCTCGGCTCACCCGGTGTCACGTCGCCGGGGAGCACCGCTGCCGGCCGGGCCGGGCTGGGATCGCCCTCGGTACGGACGATCGGCGGCGCGGCCGCCGTCGGCGCGGCCCGAGTCGGCGGCGGCGACGGCACCCGGGTCTCCCGCCCGGCGGTGAGCTCCCCGGCGTCACGTGGCCCTCGTCGAGCCCGACTCAACCTCAAGCGGATCGACCCCTGGTCGGTCATGAAGTTCTCGTTCGCGGTCTCGCTGGTGCTCTTCATCGTCGTGGTGGTGGCGACGTCCGTGCTCTATCTGGCGCTCGACGCGATGGGTGTCTTCCAGAGCGTCAACACCAGCTTGAGCGACCTGATCAGCACCGGCAGCGGGGACGGGCCGTCGTTCCGGATCACCGCCCAGGGCGTGATCGGGACCTCCGCGTTGTTCGGCCTGATCAACGTGGTGCTGTTCACCGCGCTCGCCACACTCAGTGCCTTCATCTACAACGTCTGCGCCGACCTGGTCGGCGGGATCGAGCTGACCCTCGCCGAACGCGACTGA
- the gyrA gene encoding intein-containing DNA gyrase subunit A — protein sequence MTDTPESFDSESDSAAAAAVPPATAAVAGHDRIEPVGLEVEMQRSYLDYAMSVIVGRALPDVRDGLKPVHRKILYAMFDSGYRPDRGYVKCSRVVGDVMGQFHPHGDSAIYDALVRMAQPWSLRYPLVDGNGNFGSPGNDPAAAMRYCLSGNVRIRTSDGSVRIEQVVADAASSSETDVDLKVRDRNGDLVRASKFFHSGEHPTLRLRTREGYELTGTHNHPVLCLVEVAGVPTLLWKLLAEISPGDRVVIQRSVPDEIGYPMLEHVEAAVLAGALVSEGWISDRWVEFANVDRSFFTRVIAAFDLAVGGKRWVNEESMPSGKTLYRVRASIKQFASTALGELVGARSAAKFVPEFVWQGPAAVKRAFLQALFECDGSFSLLPRNTIQISYSTRSDRLAREVQQLLLEFGVISKQCRYDDGEIKVVVTNRRDARIFAAHVGFLGRKQAKLESELAQVSATSRALAGDFVPFVGDFIREHGASRWTERDWLRRHNVDRIERWERDRSEILARITEREVRDVVEPLVDGRFYYAEVAEITDAGVQPVYSLRVDTDDHSFVTDGFVSHNTECKLDPLAMDMLRDIDEDTVDFQDNYDGRAKEPVILPARIPNLLINGSEGIAVGMATKIPPHNLREIAAAVQWCLENPETDEATTLDALIDIVKGPDFPTAGLIVGTTPIQDAYRTGRGSIRMRAVVEVEEDKKNRTALVVTELPYQVNPDNLAERVAELIKEGKLAGIADIRDESSGRTGMRLVLVLKRDAVAKVVLNNLYKHTQLQETFGANMLALVDGVPRTLNLAQFIRYYVEHQIDVIRRRTAYRLRKAEERAHILRGLVKALDMLDEVIALIRRSPTVEDSRQGLMQLLDVDEIQATAILDMQLRRLAALERQKIIDELAKIELEITDLKDILAKPERQRRIVSEELGEIVAKWGDERRTKIIPFDGEVSMEDLIAREDVVVTITRTGYAKRTKVDLYRSQRRGGKGVSGATLRQDDIVSHFFVASTHDWMLFFTNKGRVYRAKAYELPEASRTARGQHVANLLAFQPDEHIAQVIRIPNYQIAPYLVLATRNGLVKKTKLEEFDSNRSGGIIGINLRDADELVGAALASADNDLLLVSKNAQAIRFNATDEALRPMGRATSGVIGMRFTDADELLAMEVVQDGLDVLVATNGGYAKRTPIEEYPVQGRGGKGVLTAKITERRGGLVGAAVISPDDELFAITSNGGVIRTPVKPVRRTRDRNTMGVKLMDLPEGVTIVAIARNADEPDEQD from the coding sequence GTGACGGATACTCCCGAGTCCTTCGACAGCGAGTCGGACAGCGCGGCAGCCGCGGCGGTACCCCCCGCCACGGCAGCGGTCGCCGGCCACGATCGCATCGAGCCGGTCGGGCTGGAAGTCGAGATGCAGCGCTCCTACCTCGACTACGCGATGAGCGTGATCGTCGGGCGGGCGCTACCGGACGTCCGGGACGGGCTCAAGCCCGTACACCGCAAGATCCTCTACGCGATGTTCGACTCCGGCTACCGACCGGACCGGGGCTACGTCAAGTGCTCCCGGGTCGTCGGCGACGTGATGGGCCAGTTCCACCCGCACGGCGACTCGGCCATCTACGACGCGCTGGTCCGGATGGCCCAGCCCTGGTCGCTGCGCTACCCGCTGGTCGACGGCAACGGCAACTTCGGCTCCCCTGGCAACGACCCGGCTGCGGCGATGCGTTATTGTCTGTCCGGTAATGTTCGAATCCGCACCTCTGATGGCTCGGTCCGGATCGAGCAGGTCGTGGCGGACGCCGCGTCGAGCAGCGAGACCGATGTCGACCTCAAGGTCCGCGACCGCAACGGCGATCTGGTCCGCGCCTCCAAGTTCTTCCACTCCGGCGAGCACCCGACCCTGCGGCTGCGCACCCGCGAGGGGTACGAGCTGACCGGCACCCACAACCACCCGGTGCTCTGCCTGGTCGAGGTCGCCGGCGTGCCGACCCTGCTCTGGAAGCTACTCGCCGAGATCTCCCCCGGCGACCGGGTGGTCATCCAGCGTTCGGTGCCGGACGAGATCGGCTACCCGATGCTGGAGCACGTCGAGGCAGCCGTCCTTGCGGGTGCGCTGGTGAGTGAGGGCTGGATTTCCGACAGGTGGGTTGAGTTCGCCAACGTCGATCGCAGCTTCTTCACACGGGTGATCGCGGCGTTCGATCTCGCTGTCGGGGGTAAGCGCTGGGTCAACGAGGAGTCGATGCCCTCAGGCAAAACGCTGTACCGAGTTCGGGCCAGCATCAAGCAGTTTGCTAGCACCGCACTGGGCGAGCTGGTCGGTGCGCGCAGCGCCGCCAAGTTCGTACCCGAGTTCGTCTGGCAGGGGCCGGCGGCGGTCAAGCGTGCCTTCCTCCAGGCGCTCTTCGAGTGCGATGGCTCCTTCTCGCTGCTGCCCCGCAACACCATCCAAATCTCGTACTCCACTCGCAGTGACCGGCTGGCCCGTGAGGTACAGCAGCTCCTGCTGGAGTTCGGCGTGATCAGCAAGCAGTGCCGGTACGACGACGGCGAGATCAAGGTGGTCGTGACCAACCGCCGCGACGCCCGGATCTTCGCCGCCCACGTCGGTTTCCTCGGGCGCAAGCAGGCCAAACTGGAGTCCGAGCTGGCCCAGGTGTCGGCGACCAGCAGGGCCCTCGCCGGCGACTTCGTGCCGTTCGTCGGGGACTTCATCCGGGAGCATGGCGCGAGCCGGTGGACGGAACGTGACTGGCTGCGTCGGCACAACGTCGACCGGATCGAACGGTGGGAACGCGACCGGTCCGAAATCCTCGCCCGGATCACCGAACGCGAGGTGCGTGACGTCGTCGAGCCGCTGGTCGACGGCCGCTTCTACTACGCCGAGGTCGCCGAGATCACCGATGCGGGCGTGCAACCGGTCTACAGCCTCCGGGTGGACACCGACGACCATTCCTTCGTCACCGACGGATTCGTCAGCCACAACACCGAGTGCAAGCTCGACCCGTTGGCGATGGACATGCTGCGGGACATCGACGAGGACACCGTCGACTTCCAGGACAACTACGACGGGCGGGCCAAGGAGCCGGTGATCCTGCCGGCCCGGATCCCCAACCTGTTGATCAACGGCTCCGAGGGCATCGCGGTCGGCATGGCCACCAAGATCCCGCCGCACAACCTGCGGGAGATCGCGGCGGCGGTGCAGTGGTGCCTGGAGAACCCGGAGACCGACGAGGCGACCACCCTCGACGCGTTGATCGACATCGTCAAGGGCCCGGACTTCCCCACGGCGGGGCTGATCGTCGGCACCACCCCGATCCAGGACGCCTACCGGACCGGGCGTGGCTCGATCCGGATGCGCGCCGTGGTCGAGGTCGAGGAAGACAAGAAGAACCGGACCGCGCTCGTCGTCACCGAGCTGCCGTACCAGGTCAACCCGGACAACCTGGCCGAGCGGGTCGCCGAGCTGATCAAGGAAGGCAAGCTCGCCGGGATCGCCGACATTCGCGACGAGTCGTCCGGGCGTACAGGTATGCGGCTGGTCCTCGTGCTCAAGCGCGACGCGGTCGCCAAGGTGGTGCTCAACAACCTCTACAAGCACACCCAGCTGCAGGAGACGTTCGGCGCCAACATGCTGGCGCTGGTCGACGGGGTGCCGCGTACGCTCAACCTGGCGCAGTTCATCCGCTACTACGTCGAGCACCAGATCGACGTGATCCGCCGACGTACGGCGTACCGGTTGCGCAAGGCCGAGGAACGGGCACACATCCTGCGCGGCCTGGTCAAGGCGCTGGACATGCTCGACGAGGTGATCGCCCTGATCCGGCGCTCGCCGACGGTCGAGGACTCCCGGCAGGGCCTGATGCAGCTACTCGACGTCGACGAGATCCAGGCCACCGCGATCCTGGACATGCAGCTGCGCCGGCTCGCCGCGCTGGAACGCCAGAAGATCATCGACGAGCTCGCCAAGATCGAGCTGGAGATCACCGACCTCAAGGACATCCTGGCCAAGCCGGAACGGCAGCGGCGGATCGTCTCGGAGGAGCTCGGCGAGATCGTCGCCAAGTGGGGTGACGAGCGGCGGACGAAGATCATTCCGTTCGACGGCGAGGTCTCGATGGAGGACCTCATCGCCCGCGAGGACGTGGTGGTCACCATCACTCGCACCGGGTACGCCAAGCGCACCAAGGTCGACCTCTACCGGTCGCAGCGGCGGGGCGGCAAGGGCGTCAGCGGGGCCACTCTGCGGCAGGACGACATCGTCAGTCACTTCTTCGTCGCCTCGACCCACGACTGGATGCTCTTCTTCACCAACAAGGGCCGGGTGTACCGGGCGAAGGCGTACGAGCTGCCGGAGGCGTCGCGGACCGCGCGGGGTCAGCACGTCGCCAACCTGCTGGCGTTCCAGCCGGACGAGCACATCGCCCAGGTGATTCGGATCCCCAACTACCAGATCGCGCCGTACCTGGTGTTGGCCACCCGCAACGGCCTGGTCAAGAAGACCAAACTGGAGGAGTTCGACTCCAACCGCTCCGGCGGGATCATCGGCATCAACCTGCGCGACGCCGACGAACTCGTCGGCGCGGCGCTCGCCTCGGCCGACAACGACCTGCTGTTGGTCTCCAAGAACGCCCAGGCGATCCGGTTCAACGCCACCGACGAGGCCTTGCGGCCGATGGGCCGGGCCACCTCGGGCGTCATCGGCATGCGGTTCACCGACGCCGACGAGTTGCTGGCGATGGAGGTGGTCCAGGACGGGCTGGACGTTTTGGTCGCCACCAACGGCGGGTACGCGAAGCGGACCCCGATCGAGGAATATCCGGTCCAGGGCAGGGGAGGCAAAGGCGTGCTGACCGCGAAGATCACCGAGCGTCGCGGTGGTCTGGTCGGCGCGGCCGTGATCAGCCCGGACGACGAGCTCTTCGCCATCACCAGCAACGGTGGCGTGATCCGGACTCCGGTGAAGCCTGTACGACGTACCCGGGATCGGAACACAATGGGGGTCAAGCTCATGGACCTCCCAGAAGGCGTAACGATCGTGGCCATTGCTCGCAATGCCGACGAGCCTGACGAACAGGACTAG
- the gyrB gene encoding DNA topoisomerase (ATP-hydrolyzing) subunit B: protein MAAQKKQEYGAESITVLEGLEAVRKRPGMYIGSTGERGLHHLVWEVVDNAVDEALAGYCDTIEVVLLADGGVRVTDNGRGFPVDLHPKLKKPGVEVALTVLHAGGKFDGKAYAVSGGLHGVGVSVVNALSVRMEVEIHKDGHVWRQQYTNSKPGPLDKGEPTNRTGSAVAFWPDSSVFETTDFAFETIYRRLQEMAFLNRGLTIQLRDERVAEEDGKPREVTFCYKGGIADFVRHLNNSKSPIHKTVVEFGAEEEGMSVEIAMQWNESYGESVYTFANTINTHEGGTHEEGFRAALTSVVNKYGADKKLLKGDEKLSGEDIREGLAAIISVKLANPQFEGQTKTKLGNTPVKSFVLRVCNEWLVDWLDRNPAEAKMIITKATQAARARIAAQQARKLARRKSLLESGSMPGKLADCQSTDPRESEVFIVEGDSAGGSAKQGRDPRTQAILPIRGKILNVEKARIDRVLKNNEVQALITALGTGIHDDFDIEKLRYHKIVLMADADVDGQHIQTLLLTLLFRFMRPLVELGHVYLAAPPLYKIKWNRKGDDAQYAYSDRERDGLIALRQQKKPNAKPDDIQRFKGLGEMNYPELWDTTMNPATRTLRQVTLDDAATADELFSVLMGEDVEARRSFIQRNAKDVRFLDI, encoded by the coding sequence GTGGCAGCGCAGAAAAAGCAGGAGTACGGCGCCGAGTCGATCACCGTACTGGAGGGCTTGGAGGCGGTCCGCAAACGGCCGGGCATGTACATCGGGTCGACCGGTGAACGTGGCCTGCACCACCTGGTGTGGGAGGTCGTGGACAACGCGGTGGACGAGGCCCTGGCCGGCTACTGCGACACCATCGAGGTGGTGCTGCTCGCCGACGGCGGGGTACGGGTCACCGACAACGGCCGTGGGTTCCCGGTGGACCTGCATCCGAAGCTCAAGAAGCCCGGCGTCGAGGTCGCGTTGACCGTGCTGCACGCCGGTGGCAAGTTCGACGGCAAGGCGTACGCCGTCTCCGGTGGTTTGCACGGTGTCGGTGTCTCAGTGGTCAACGCCCTCTCCGTACGGATGGAGGTGGAGATCCACAAGGACGGCCACGTCTGGCGCCAGCAGTACACCAACTCCAAGCCGGGCCCGCTGGACAAGGGCGAGCCGACCAACCGGACCGGCTCGGCGGTCGCCTTCTGGCCGGATTCGTCGGTCTTCGAGACCACCGACTTCGCCTTCGAGACGATCTACCGTCGCCTGCAGGAGATGGCCTTCCTCAACCGTGGGCTGACCATCCAGTTGCGCGACGAGCGGGTCGCCGAGGAGGACGGTAAGCCCCGCGAGGTGACGTTCTGCTACAAGGGTGGCATCGCCGACTTCGTCCGGCACCTCAACAACTCCAAGAGCCCGATCCACAAGACGGTGGTCGAGTTCGGCGCGGAGGAGGAGGGCATGTCGGTCGAGATCGCCATGCAGTGGAACGAATCGTACGGCGAGTCGGTCTACACCTTCGCCAACACGATCAACACGCACGAGGGCGGCACCCACGAGGAGGGCTTCCGGGCCGCGTTGACCAGCGTCGTCAACAAGTACGGCGCGGACAAGAAGCTGCTCAAGGGCGACGAGAAGCTCTCCGGCGAGGACATCCGGGAAGGGCTGGCCGCGATCATCTCGGTCAAGTTGGCCAATCCGCAGTTCGAGGGCCAGACCAAGACCAAGCTCGGCAACACCCCGGTGAAGAGCTTCGTGTTGCGGGTGTGCAACGAGTGGCTGGTCGACTGGCTCGACCGCAACCCGGCCGAAGCCAAGATGATCATCACGAAGGCCACCCAGGCGGCCCGGGCCAGGATCGCCGCCCAGCAGGCCCGCAAGCTGGCCCGGCGCAAGTCGCTGCTGGAGTCCGGCTCGATGCCGGGCAAGCTGGCCGACTGCCAGTCGACCGACCCGCGTGAGTCGGAGGTCTTCATCGTCGAGGGAGACTCGGCGGGCGGCTCGGCCAAGCAGGGGCGCGACCCCCGTACCCAGGCGATCCTGCCGATCCGCGGCAAGATCCTCAACGTCGAGAAGGCGCGGATCGACCGGGTACTGAAGAACAACGAGGTGCAGGCGCTGATCACCGCGCTCGGCACCGGGATCCACGACGACTTCGACATCGAAAAGCTGCGCTATCACAAGATCGTGTTGATGGCCGACGCCGACGTCGACGGTCAGCACATCCAGACCCTGCTGCTCACCCTGCTGTTCCGGTTCATGCGGCCGCTGGTCGAGCTCGGTCACGTCTATCTGGCCGCCCCGCCGCTTTACAAGATCAAGTGGAACCGCAAGGGCGACGACGCCCAGTACGCGTACTCCGACCGGGAGCGGGACGGACTGATCGCGCTGCGTCAGCAGAAGAAGCCGAACGCCAAGCCGGACGACATCCAGCGGTTCAAGGGCCTGGGCGAGATGAACTACCCCGAACTGTGGGACACCACGATGAACCCGGCGACCCGTACGCTTCGCCAGGTGACCCTCGACGATGCCGCGACCGCCGACGAGTTGTTCAGCGTCTTGATGGGTGAGGATGTCGAGGCGCGCCGGTCGTTCATCCAACGCAACGCCAAGGATGTGCGGTTCCTGGACATCTAG